Proteins from a genomic interval of Rosa chinensis cultivar Old Blush chromosome 2, RchiOBHm-V2, whole genome shotgun sequence:
- the LOC112190543 gene encoding paired amphipathic helix protein Sin3-like 2 isoform X2 yields MKRIRDDVYGGAGSGGVGVAGAGGGGSSQLKRPVVASSRGDSNGPPQLQVPGGGRAVGEVIATVGVATVGVGASQKLTTNDALTYLKEVKDMFQDQREKYDMFLEVMKDFKAQRTDTTGVIARVKELFKGHTKLILGFNTFLPKGYEITLEEVEPKKTVEFEEAISFVNKIKKRFQNDEQVYKSFLDILNMYRKEHKDINEVYQEVASLFDDQPDLLDEFTRFLPDTSATTSTHQGQYGRNAYPRFNERSSATPTLRPMPIDKQRRRDKITSHGDHDISVDRPELDDDKGMMKVLKEQKKRFPEKENRDRRIRDHEDREVETDNNRDYNLQRFPEKRKSSRKVEGFGANANFAPYDDKDTLKSKYSQAFGFCEKVKERLCSQDDYQAFLKCLHIYSNGIIKRNDLQNLVTDLLGKYPDLMDEFNDFLERCENIESLSSDGHLSRSVKVEDKDKEPKREMEGVKEKERYREKYWAKSIQELDLSNCERCTPSYRLLPEDYPIPSASQRSELAAQVLNDHWVSVTSGSEDYSFKHMRRNQYEESLFRCEDDRFELDMLLESVSSTSKRAEELLNSMNENKLSMETQIHIEDHFTALNLRCIERLYGDHGLDVMDILRKSPTLALPVILTRLKQKQEEWTRCRADFNKVWADIYAKNHYKSLDHRSFYFKQQDSKNLSSKYLVAEIKELKEKKQIEDDILLAVAAGNRQSIVPHLEYEYLDISIHEDLYKLVEYSCDELSSTKEQLNKAMRLYTTFLEPMLGIPSRPHGSEDDEDVGKARKGAMNCTASSNGESDGSPGGETTMVNFKQPKSGGNEDENALADVASSRNTLANGDTLAKEDGSCDADNACRDDSMCNNIRVEKEVKEQKNISIPDKMHGSSKPVASIDRVGNSNASFAVGGENNHGRISLEVTSGSVATTLRPYDSISENEQSKKTNADPAVPSSEGGDIVKPASFGNGVFTESTKVNSRHEESVGPSKIEKEEGELSPVGDYGEDNFVVSGDAGVQALPKENHGVERQYQSGNGEEICSQDAGENDADADDENSENVSEAGEDASGSETAGDECSREEHGEEEDAEHDDVDGKAESEGEAEGMADGHLVGDGCSLQLPERFLMSVKPLAKHVSAPLVDEKKDSRVFYGNDNFYVLYRLHQILYERILSAKSNSVGAETKWRTSKDGNPPDLYGRFMGALYNLLDGSADNAKFEDECRAIIGNQSYILFTLDKLIYKFVKQLQTVATDEMDNKLLQLYEYEKSRKKGKLIDSVYFENTRVLVHEENIYRLEFFSAPSRLSIQLMDSVSEKPEASAVSMEPNFSSYLHNDFLSLYPGKKEPHGITLQRNKRKYAGQDESSAFSNAMEGVQLVNGLECKIACNSSKISYVLDTEDYFFRMRRKRRKSESRSPYCDQTRVQRFHKFLSVS; encoded by the exons ATGAAGAGAATACGAGACGATGTGTACGGTGGTGCTGGTAGTGGtggtgttggtgttgctggtgctggtggtggtggttctTCTCAATTGAAACGGCCGGTTGTTGCTTCTTCGCGCGGTGACTC AAATGGGCCACCCCAACTCCAAGTACCAGGAGGAGGACGCGCGGTAGGTGAAGTAATAGCTACCGTTGGAGTAGCTACTGTTGGAGTAGGTGCCTCTCAGAAATTGACGACGAATGATGCTCTTACATACCTCAAAGAAGTGAAGGACATGTTTCAAGACCAAAGAGAAAAGTATGATATGTTTCTTGAGGTCATGAAGGATTTCAAGGCTCAAAG AACTGACACGACAGGTGTCATTGCAAGAGTAAAGGAACTGTTTAAAGGGCATACCAAGTTAATTTTGGGGTTTAATACCTTCTTGCCAAAGGGTTATGAGATCACTCTTGAGGAAGTGGAACCAAAAAAGACTGTTGAGTTCGAAGAAGCTATCAGTTTTGTAAACAAGATCAAG AAACGTTTCCAAAATGATGAGCAAGTATACAAGTCATTCTTAGACATACTGAATATGTATCGAAAGGAGCACAAGGACATAAATGAGGTTTACCAGGAG GTTGCTTCTCTATTTGATGACCAACCAGATTTGCTGGATGAGTTCACCAGATTTTTACCAGATACGTCAGCAACAACTTCAACTCATCAGGGGCAATATGGCCGCAATGCATATCCCCGTTTTAATGAGCGGAGCTCTGCTACACCAACTTTGCGGCCAATGCCTATTGACAAG CAACGTAGGCGGGATAAGATTACTTCTCATGGTGATCATGATATTAGTGTTGATCGTCCTGAGCTAGATGATGACAAGGGAATGATGAAAGTACTGAAGGAGCAGAAAAAGCGTTTTCCTGAGAAGGAGAACAGGGATAGGAGAATTCGTGACCATGAAGATAGAGAAGTAGAGACTGATAACAACAGGGACTACAACTTGCAACGTTTTCCAGAGAAAAGGAAATCTTCCAGGAAGGTTGAAGGTTTTGGAGCGAATGCTAACTTTGCTCCTTATGATGACAAAGATACCTTGAAGA GTAAGTACAGCCAGGCATTCGGTTTCTGTGAGAAAGTTAAGGAGCGCTTGTGCAGCCAAGATGACTACCAGGCATTTTTGAAGTGCCTTCACATTTATAGCAATGGCATTATTAAAAGGAATGATTTACAAAATTTG GTGACTGATTTATTGGGGAAGTATCCAGATCTTATGGACGAATTTAATGATTTCTTGGAGCGCTGTGAGAATATTG AATCTCTGAGTAGTGATGGTCATTTATCGCGATCAGTGAAGGTAGAGGACAAAGACAAGGAGCCAAAGCGTGAAATGGAGGGAgttaaagaaaaggaaagataCAGGGAGAAGTATTGGGCGAAATCTATTCAAGAGCTTGACCTCTCTAACTGTGAACGCTGTACTCCAAGCTATCGCCTTCTTCCAGAAGAT TATCCAATACCCTCAGCAAGCCAGAGATCAGAACTTGCTGCTCAGGTCTTGAATGACCATTGGGTATCTGTGACTTCAGGAAGTGAAGATTATTCTTTTAAACACATGCGCAGAAATCAATATGAAGAAAGTCTTTTCCGTTGTGAAGATGATAG GTTTGAGCTAGATATGTTGTTGGAGTCAGTAAGCTCAACTTCTAAGCGAGCAGAGGAACTGTTGAACAGCATGAATGAAAATAAACTCAGTATGGAAACTCAAATTCATATCGAAGACCACTTTACTG CTCTAAACTTGAGGTGCATTGAACGTTTATATGGTGACCATGGTCTTGATGTGATGGACATACTGCGGAAAAGTCCAACGCTCGCTCTGCCAGTCATATTAACTCGCCTGAAACAGAAACAAGAGGAATGGACAAGGTGTAGAGCGGATTTCAACAAGGTTTGGGCTGATATATATGCCAAAAACCATTACAAATCACTTGATCACCGAAGCTTTTATTTCAAGCAACAAGATTCAAAGAACTTGAGCAGCAAAT ATTTGGTGGCTGAGATCAAGgaattgaaagagaaaaaacAGATAGAGGACGATATTCTTCTGGCTGTTGCTGCTGGAAACAGGCAATCTATAGTTCCACATCTGGAGTATGAATACCTTGATATCAGCATTCATGAGGACTTGTATAAACTTGTCGAATATTCATGTGACGAGCTTAGCTCAACAAAAGAACAGTTAAATAAGGCTATGAGACTTTATACTACCTTTTTGGAGCCAATGTTGGGCATTCCTTCTCGGCCTCATGGTTCAgaggatgatgaagatgtgggCAAAGCTAGGAAGGGCGCTATGAATTGTACTGCATCAAGCAATGGAGAAAGTGATGGAAGTCCCGGTGGTGAGACTACCATGGTAAATTTTAAGCAGCCTAAATCTGGGGGTAATGAAGATGAAAATGCTTTAGCAGATGTGGCAAGTTCTAGGAATACTTTGGCTAATGGGGATACCTTAGCCAAAGAAGATGGCAGTTGCGATGCAGATAATGCCTGCAGGGATGATTCAATGTGTAATAACATTCGGGTAGAGAAAGAAGTCAAAGAACAGAAGAATATTAGTATCCCTGATAAAATGCATGGGTCAAGTAAACCGGTTGCCTCCATTGATCGAGTAGGCAATTCCAATGCATCATTTGCAGTTGGAGGAGAAAATAACCATGGAAGAATCAGCTTGGAAGTGACATCAG GGTCTGTTGCAACTACCTTAAGACCCTACGACTCCATTAGTGAAAATGAGCAATCAAAGAAAACTAATGCTGATCCTGCTGTTCCTTCATCAGAG GGTGGTGATATTGTAAAACCTGCTTCATTTGGTAATGGGGTGTTTACGGAAAGCACTAAAGTCAACAGTCGTCATGAAGAGTCTGTTGGGCCCTCTAAAATTGAGAAGGAAGAAGGTGAATTATCACCGGTCGGTGATTATGGGGAGGATAACTTCGTTGTCTCTGGAGACGCTGGGGTGCAGGCTTTGCCTAAGGAAAACCATGGTGTTGAAAGACAATATCAATCTGGAAACGGGGAAGAAATTTGCTCTCAGGATGCTGGGGAAAATGATGCAGATGCTGATGATGAAAACAGTGAAAATGTTTCTGAGGCTGGTGAAGATGCCTCTGGCAGTGAGACAGCTGGTGATGAGTGTTCCCGAGAAGAGCATGGAGAGGAGGAGGATGCTGAACATGATGACGTTGATGGTAAGGCTGAGAGTGAAGGTGAGGCGGAAGGGATGGCTGATGGGCACCTTGTTGGAGATGGCTGTTCCTTGCAATTGCCAGAACGTTTTCTTATGTCTGTGAAGCCTCTTGCAAAGCATGTATCGGCACCTTTAGTTGACGAAAAGAAAGACTCTCGTGTTTTTTATGGAAATGATAACTTCTATGTGCTCTATAGGCTTCATCAA ATTTTATACGAAAGGATTTTATCTGCAAAATCAAATTCAGTAGGAGCAGAAACTAAGTGGAGAACTTCCAAGGATGGCAACCCTCCAGATCTTTATGGCAG GTTTATGGGTGCACTGTACAATTTGCTTGATGGATCTGCTGATAATGCAAAATTTGAGGATGAGTGCCGAGCTATTATTGGAAATCAGTCGTACATCTTATTCACGTTGGACAAGTTAATATATAAATTTGTTAAACAG CTTCAAACGGTTGCAACTGATGAGATGGACAATAAGCTTCTTCAGTTATATGAATATGAAAAGTCTCGGAAAAAAGGGAAGCTAATTGATTCTGTCTATTTTGAAAACACACGTGTCCTTGTTCACGAGGAGAACATTTACAGATTGGAATTC TTCTCTGCACCCTCCCGGCTGTCCATCCAGCTGATGGACAGCGTGAGTGAAAAGCCTGAGGCGTCGGCAGTTTCTATGGAACCTAATTTTTCATCTTATCTGCACAATGATTTCCTGTCACTTTATCCTGGCAAAAAGGAGCCACATGGAATTACCCTGCAGAG AAACAAGCGCAAATATGCAGGGCAAGATGAATCCTCGGCGTTTTCCAATGCCATGGAGGGTGTTCAATTAGTCAATGGGTTGGAGTGTAAAATTGCTTGCAACTCATCCAAG ATCTCTTATGTTCTCGACACAGAAGATTACTTCTTCCGTATGAGAAGGAAAAGGAGAAAGTCAGAGTCCAGATCACCATATTGTGATCAGACGAGGGTACAGCGGTTCCACAAATTCTTGTCCGTCTCATAA